One Rosa chinensis cultivar Old Blush chromosome 3, RchiOBHm-V2, whole genome shotgun sequence DNA window includes the following coding sequences:
- the LOC112193139 gene encoding flowering time control protein FCA isoform X2 → MLKDKRTGFQQGNCFVKYSTLDAAERAIRALNSQHYFPGEANPIIVKFADGERERLGVQDRLYVCGINLEASNKDIEEIFSPYGLVEDIYILKHNRGCGFVKFSSGDMAVQAIKALNGTFIMRGCAQPLIVRFADPKKPREIDRRGNYVFSSAPGGPYSHEPVRVVSDHSDSIGGQNFLNASYPVQQISQPPIPYLANQEPQASTVMQPTFPPLRPPLQLCRMPIQQTQNTQRSSQSSQVAVTEMQKQHLTQSSGQILGQQQSSQTFSSNSTSAALPSSHEITAPLECDWSEHTCPDGYKYYYNCETCESRWDKPEEFASFEQQLQMQTQPNNPSHHLQSVSLVPSTQIVCQNQQEWRMPD, encoded by the exons ATGTTGAAGGATAAGCGGACTGGCTTCCAACAAG GAAATTGTTTCGTGAAGTATTCAACATTAGATGCAGCAGAGAGGGCTATCAGAGCTTTAAATAGTCAGCATTATTTTCCTGGG GAGGCAAACCCTATCATAGTCAAATTTGCTGACGGGGAAAGGGAACGCCTTG GGGTACAAGACAGATTGTATGTTTGTGGCATTAACCTGGAAGCTTCAAATAAAGACATTGAGGAA ATATTTTCACCTTATGGTCTTGTTGAAGATATCTACATTTTGAAGCACAATCGTG GATGCGGGTTTGTTAAATTTTCCAGTGGAGATATGGCTGTGCAAGCAATCAAAGCTTTAAATGGAACCTTTATTATGAGA GGTTGTGCTCAGCCATTGATTGTTCGTTTTGCGGATCCTAAGAAACCAAGGGAAATAGATCGAAG GGGTAATTATGTATTTAGCAGTGCACCTGGTGGTCCGTACTCTCACGAACCAGTTAG GGTAGTATCTGATCATAGTGATTCCATTGGAGGACAAAATTTTCTAAATGCATCTTATCCTGTCCAACAAATTTCACAACCCCCTATTCCCTATTTGGCAAACCAGGAACCACAGGCTTCTACAGTGATGCAACCAACGTTTCCTCCATTAAGACCACCTTTACAGTTGTGCAGGATGCCTATACAACAAACACAGAATACACAAAGAAGTTCTCAGTCTTCTCAAGTAGCAGTCACGGAGATGCAGAAACAGCATCTGACACAATCATCTGGGCAAATTCTGGGGCAGCAACAGAGTTCTCAG ACATTTTCTAGCAATTCTACTTCAGCTGCGCTGCCTTCAAGTCATGAGATAACTGCTCCTCTAGAGTGTGACTGGAGTGAACATACCTGCCCTGATGGATACAAGTATTATTATAATTGTGAAACTTGTGAGAGCAGA TGGGACAAACCTGAGGAGTTTGCTTCATTTGAGCAACAATTGCAGATGCAAACACAGCCGAATAATCCTTCTCATCATCTTCAATCCGTGTCATTGGTTCCTTCTACGCAAATAGTTTGTCAAAATCAGCAG GAATGGAGAATGCCTGATTAG
- the LOC112193139 gene encoding flowering time control protein FCA isoform X3, with protein MLKDKRTGFQQGNCFVKYSTLDAAERAIRALNSQHYFPGEANPIIVKFADGERERLGVQDRLYVCGINLEASNKDIEEIFSPYGLVEDIYILKHNRGCGFVKFSSGDMAVQAIKALNGTFIMRGCAQPLIVRFADPKKPREIDRRGNYVFSSAPGGPYSHEPVREPQASTVMQPTFPPLRPPLQLCRMPIQQTQNTQRSSQSSQVAVTEMQKQHLTQSSGQILGQQQSSQTFSSNSTSAALPSSHEITAPLECDWSEHTCPDGYKYYYNCETCESRWDKPEEFASFEQQLQMQTQPNNPSHHLQSVSLVPSTQIVCQNQQELNQVQLQSETSPVVGPTCV; from the exons ATGTTGAAGGATAAGCGGACTGGCTTCCAACAAG GAAATTGTTTCGTGAAGTATTCAACATTAGATGCAGCAGAGAGGGCTATCAGAGCTTTAAATAGTCAGCATTATTTTCCTGGG GAGGCAAACCCTATCATAGTCAAATTTGCTGACGGGGAAAGGGAACGCCTTG GGGTACAAGACAGATTGTATGTTTGTGGCATTAACCTGGAAGCTTCAAATAAAGACATTGAGGAA ATATTTTCACCTTATGGTCTTGTTGAAGATATCTACATTTTGAAGCACAATCGTG GATGCGGGTTTGTTAAATTTTCCAGTGGAGATATGGCTGTGCAAGCAATCAAAGCTTTAAATGGAACCTTTATTATGAGA GGTTGTGCTCAGCCATTGATTGTTCGTTTTGCGGATCCTAAGAAACCAAGGGAAATAGATCGAAG GGGTAATTATGTATTTAGCAGTGCACCTGGTGGTCCGTACTCTCACGAACCAGTTAG GGAACCACAGGCTTCTACAGTGATGCAACCAACGTTTCCTCCATTAAGACCACCTTTACAGTTGTGCAGGATGCCTATACAACAAACACAGAATACACAAAGAAGTTCTCAGTCTTCTCAAGTAGCAGTCACGGAGATGCAGAAACAGCATCTGACACAATCATCTGGGCAAATTCTGGGGCAGCAACAGAGTTCTCAG ACATTTTCTAGCAATTCTACTTCAGCTGCGCTGCCTTCAAGTCATGAGATAACTGCTCCTCTAGAGTGTGACTGGAGTGAACATACCTGCCCTGATGGATACAAGTATTATTATAATTGTGAAACTTGTGAGAGCAGA TGGGACAAACCTGAGGAGTTTGCTTCATTTGAGCAACAATTGCAGATGCAAACACAGCCGAATAATCCTTCTCATCATCTTCAATCCGTGTCATTGGTTCCTTCTACGCAAATAGTTTGTCAAAATCAGCAG GAACTGAATCAAGTACAATTGCAGTCTGAAACAAGTCCTGTTGTTGGCCCAACATGTGTTTGA
- the LOC112193139 gene encoding flowering time control protein FCA isoform X1: MLKDKRTGFQQGNCFVKYSTLDAAERAIRALNSQHYFPGEANPIIVKFADGERERLGVQDRLYVCGINLEASNKDIEEIFSPYGLVEDIYILKHNRGCGFVKFSSGDMAVQAIKALNGTFIMRGCAQPLIVRFADPKKPREIDRRGNYVFSSAPGGPYSHEPVRVVSDHSDSIGGQNFLNASYPVQQISQPPIPYLANQEPQASTVMQPTFPPLRPPLQLCRMPIQQTQNTQRSSQSSQVAVTEMQKQHLTQSSGQILGQQQSSQTFSSNSTSAALPSSHEITAPLECDWSEHTCPDGYKYYYNCETCESRWDKPEEFASFEQQLQMQTQPNNPSHHLQSVSLVPSTQIVCQNQQELNQVQLQSETSPVVGPTCV, translated from the exons ATGTTGAAGGATAAGCGGACTGGCTTCCAACAAG GAAATTGTTTCGTGAAGTATTCAACATTAGATGCAGCAGAGAGGGCTATCAGAGCTTTAAATAGTCAGCATTATTTTCCTGGG GAGGCAAACCCTATCATAGTCAAATTTGCTGACGGGGAAAGGGAACGCCTTG GGGTACAAGACAGATTGTATGTTTGTGGCATTAACCTGGAAGCTTCAAATAAAGACATTGAGGAA ATATTTTCACCTTATGGTCTTGTTGAAGATATCTACATTTTGAAGCACAATCGTG GATGCGGGTTTGTTAAATTTTCCAGTGGAGATATGGCTGTGCAAGCAATCAAAGCTTTAAATGGAACCTTTATTATGAGA GGTTGTGCTCAGCCATTGATTGTTCGTTTTGCGGATCCTAAGAAACCAAGGGAAATAGATCGAAG GGGTAATTATGTATTTAGCAGTGCACCTGGTGGTCCGTACTCTCACGAACCAGTTAG GGTAGTATCTGATCATAGTGATTCCATTGGAGGACAAAATTTTCTAAATGCATCTTATCCTGTCCAACAAATTTCACAACCCCCTATTCCCTATTTGGCAAACCAGGAACCACAGGCTTCTACAGTGATGCAACCAACGTTTCCTCCATTAAGACCACCTTTACAGTTGTGCAGGATGCCTATACAACAAACACAGAATACACAAAGAAGTTCTCAGTCTTCTCAAGTAGCAGTCACGGAGATGCAGAAACAGCATCTGACACAATCATCTGGGCAAATTCTGGGGCAGCAACAGAGTTCTCAG ACATTTTCTAGCAATTCTACTTCAGCTGCGCTGCCTTCAAGTCATGAGATAACTGCTCCTCTAGAGTGTGACTGGAGTGAACATACCTGCCCTGATGGATACAAGTATTATTATAATTGTGAAACTTGTGAGAGCAGA TGGGACAAACCTGAGGAGTTTGCTTCATTTGAGCAACAATTGCAGATGCAAACACAGCCGAATAATCCTTCTCATCATCTTCAATCCGTGTCATTGGTTCCTTCTACGCAAATAGTTTGTCAAAATCAGCAG GAACTGAATCAAGTACAATTGCAGTCTGAAACAAGTCCTGTTGTTGGCCCAACATGTGTTTGA
- the LOC112192257 gene encoding WRKY transcription factor 23 has product MEKKDHLIKMEGNTRSSSFSETTADYSYPFPGMFDFSQGDQKDSLGFMELLGTQDFCPANSLFDLPQITTPQVLPTTSIDMAKEYSFNPSTPNSSSISSASSEAVNEEPHTDNKAAADQQEEDNGHDQPKPKKGLKANQKRKKTTEKKLREPRFAFMTKSEVDHLEDGYRWRKYGQKAVKNSPFPRSYFRCTSASCNVKKRVERCVSDPGIVVTTYEGQHTHLSPLLSPLMLPPPPPPPPTTAPNSIIMPRTLFSQYQQQQGLRPFADNQGCNLGFSTPNGTNWSFLNERWFCSPAGGSALMTDHGLLQDIVPSNMLKQG; this is encoded by the exons ATGGAGAAGAAGGATCATTTGATAAAGATGGAGGGCAATACTAGATCCTCATCATTTTCAGAAACTACAGCTGATTATAGCTACCCATTTCCAGGCATGTTTGATTTCTCTCAAGGCGATCAGAAGGACTCGTTAGGGTTTATGGAGCTTTTGGGTACCCAGGACTTTTGTCCTGCTAATTCCCTCTTTGATTTGCCACAGATCACTACACCACAAGTACTGCCGACTACTTCCATTGATATGGCGAAAGAGTACTCTTTCAATCCTTCAACACCAAACTCCTCATCGATTTCATCCGCCTCAAGTGAAGCTGTGAACGAGGAACCACATACTGATAATAAAGCTGCTGCAgaccaacaagaagaagataatgGTCATGACCAACCAAAGCCCAAGAAAGG GTTGAAAGCGaatcagaagaggaagaagacaaCTGAGAAGAAACTAAGAGAGCCGAGATTCGCTTTCATGACAAAGAGTGAGGTTGATCATCTGGAAGATGGATACAGATGGAGAAAGTACGGCCAAAAAGCCGTCAAAAACAGCCCTTTCCCAAG GAGCTACTTTCGGTGCACCAGTGCCTCATGTAATGTGAAGAAGCGTGTCGAGCGATGCGTCAGCGATCCAGGCATCGTTGTGACGACCTATGAAGGCCAACATACTCACCTCAGTCCTCTTCTAAGTCCTCTTATgttgcctcctcctcctcctcctcctccaactACTGCACCGAATAGCATTATCATGCCAAGAACCCTATTCTCCCAGTATCAACAGCAACAAGGACTACGGCCGTTTGCGGATAATCAAGGCTGCAATTTGGGTTTCTCGACACCAAATGGTACAAACTGGAGTTTTCTTAACGAAAGGTGGTTTTGCAGCCCGGCAGGAGGTTCAGCTTTGATGACAGACCATGGCCTTCTTCAAGACATAGTCCCCTCCAATATGTTGAAGCAAGGGTAG
- the LOC112192259 gene encoding uncharacterized protein LOC112192259: MQKPRQRQRTPQVLRRQKLPSKTRFWFHFPLLVDLSSSSGNDDLKNWDADFFKVDQATLFDLIRLSSRGVYECNGQARRAKELVANKNNMRYRPQSYNQGSLKWKLGTSYHSLFH, from the exons ATGCAAAAACCAAGACAAAGGCAACGAACACCACAAGTGTTAAG GAGGCAGAAATTACCGAGCAAGACTCGCTTCTGGTTCCACTTTCCTCTTCTAGTtgacctctcctcctcctccggcaACGATGACCTCAAGAACTGGGATGCCGACTTCTTCAAGGTCGACCAGGCCACCCTTTTTGATCTCATCCG TTTAAGCAGTAGAGGAGTTTATGAGTGCAATGGACAAGCAAGGAGGGCAAAAGAGTTAGTAGCAAATAAGAACAACATGAGATACAGACCCCAATCATATAATCAAGGATCATTGAAATGGAAATTGGGGACTTCTTATCATTCATTGTTTCATTga